Genomic segment of Tomitella fengzijianii:
CTGAACGGCGATGAGTGCGAACGCGGCCATCATCACGCGGCGGGTGCCCGTGAAGGCTCGGGGCGATCCCGCGCGGCGCGCACGGGATCGTTCGGGCGCGATGGTCACGACGCACCACGATAGTGGAACGGAACTCATGTCAATAAATGTTGACAGCATTGAGGTGTCAACGTACATTGACGTTATGGATGCGGGATCGAGGATCGACGGAGCCGCCGGGGAGGCGCCGGATGACGGGGACACGACGGAAGTCGGGGAGGGCGCGGGTTCGGAGGACACCGCCGCGCTCGTCCGGGGCGCCGCCGCGGCGGAACCGGCCATCGGGCTCGTGGCCGTGCGCGCGCTGCGGCGCCTCACCGAACGGCTCGAGAGCCTGCAGGTGGATGCGGCCCGCAGGCAGGGCTGGTCCTGGCAGGCGATAGCCGACCTTCTCCAGGTCAGTCGCCAAGCAGTGCACCAGAAGCACGGCCGGCGCACGCACCGTTGATGCGGACCGCTCGGGGCGCATCCGGCAGCGCACAGTACGAAACAGACTGGCGCACAGTTCGAAACAGACTACGGAGGACACGATGTTCGAAAGATTTGCGCGAGACGCGCGCCGCATAGTGATAGTGGCGCAGGATGAGGCGATCGACCTGGGAAGCGCCCAGGTGGACCCTCGGCACTACCTGCTCGCGATGCTGCTCGCGGCGGAACCGCCCGTGCGGAGAGTGCTCGAGGACGCGGGATTCACGGTGGAGCAGGTGCGCGACGATATCCGTACCGCCGACGCGACTGTGCACGACGCGGCGCAGGACCGGCCGGGGACGGCGCTGAACGCCGAGGACGTGGATGCGCTTCGCTCGATCGGAATCGATCTGGACGCGGTGCGTGAAAGCATCGAGGCGCAGTTCGGACCGGAAGCGCTCTCCGACGAGGTCGCCGCTGATGATCCGGCGCCCGACGCGGGCTTGCGGGACGAAGAGCGTCCGTCGGAACGCGGACGGGGGAGGCCGGGCGATCGACGGCACCCCGACGGCGATTGCGGCCACGGCCACGGCCGCGGCGGGCCGCACGGTCGCCGGGGCAGGGGCCGGCGCGGCGGCGGGCGCTTCGGCAGGGTTCGCTTGGACGCGGACGCGAAGAGATCTTTGCAATCCGGGTTGGGTCACGCCGTCCGTGAGCGGGCGGGGGAGATCACCGGCGCATACCTGTTGTTGGGGGTGCTGTCCGGCGCGTCGGGGCCTACCAAGCGGCTCATCGAAACCCGTACGACGACGGAAGCGCTGGCCGACCGAGTGAAGGCCTCGATGGGTTCCGCTGCGTGACGGTGGCGCGCAGCCGCGACGATGGCACGATGGTCTGATGATCAGTTTCGGAGTGCGCCTCGTCAGCAACGCGGTCGCCATCTGGGTGGCGACCTATCTGCTGGCCGGCATCTCGCTCGACACCGACCAGCACGACACGGCGACGGCCGTCCTGGTGTTCCTCGGGGTCGCCCTGGTGTTCACGGTGGTCAACCTGATCATCAAGCCGATAGTCATGGTGCTGTCCCTGCCGCTGCTGATCCTGACGCTGGGGATCTTCTACTTCGTGGTGAACGCGTTGATGCTCATGTTCACCGCGTGGCTGTCGCAGGAGTTCGGCTGGGGCTTCGAAGTCGAGGGATTCGGCACCGCCCTGCTCGGCGCCATCGTGATCTCGATCGTCAACATGATCCTGTCGGTTCTGATCCCCGATCGTCGCTGATCCCCGATGATCGCCGCCGACGGGCGCAGGACGCCCGGGACTCGCGACTATGCGAGTCCGAGCGCGAGGCCGGTGGCGACCGACCAGGCGAGCATCGCCAGACCCGTGTCGCGGAGCGCGGGGATGAGCGCCATGCCGTCGGCGCCGGTACGCACCGGTGCGGCGGCGCGGGCGGCGAGGGGCAGGGCGATCACGGCGAAGAGAGCCCATGGACTGCGGAATGCGAGCGCGACGGTGGCCGCGAAGGGCACCGCCATCAGCACCATGAAGAGCACCCGCGTCCGTGCGTCACCCAGGGTGACGGCGAGGGTGGTCTTGCCGGTCTCGCCGTCGGAATCGATGTCGCGGAGGTTGTTGGTGACCAGCACGGCGCTCGAGAAACAGCCGACCGCCACCGCACAGGCGATCCCCGCCCAGTCGACGCGGCCCGCCTGGACGAACTCGGTGCCGAGCACCGCCACCAGACCGAAGAACACGAACACCGCGATCTCGCCGAAACCGGCGTACCCGTAAGGCTTGGAGCCGCCGGTGTAGAACCAGGCGCCGAGCACGCACAGGATGCCGACGATGATCAGCCACCACGCGCTGACGAGCGAGAGGGCGACACCCGCGATCCCGGCGACGCCGAAGCACGCGAACGCGGCGAGCTTCACGGCGCCCGGCCGGGCGGCGCCGGAACCGACGAGCCGCATGGGACCGACACGCTCGTCGTCCGTGCCGCGGATGCCGTCCGAGTAGTCGTTGGCGAAGTTGACGCCGATGATCAGTGCAACGGCGACGACGAGTGCCAGCAGCGCCTTCCACCACACGAAGCCGTCGATGGACGCGGCCGCTCCGGTACCGGCGACGACGGGCGCGATGGCGTTGGGAAGTGTCTTGGGGCGTGCGCCCTCGATCCAGTCGGCGATGGTGGCCATGGTGTGGAGTCTTTCAGCACGGCCCGACGGGTCTGTCGCCGGTGTGCAACACCCTCAACACCGCGGCGGCATTGCGGGCATCGGCAGCGACTCGACGGCGGGCATCCCGCGTGCTTCAGTGAACAACCGCGAGAAGAAGCTCTCCAGTGCGGGGAGCTCGTCGTCGGTGATGTGCCGCGTGAAGTGCCGTCTGATTCCCTCGCGGTGGACGCGTGCGGCGTCGCGGAGCCGATCGCGGCCGGCGCCGGTGAGGGAGACGCGGACCCCGCGGCGATCGGTGCTCAGTCGCACGCGTTCGACGAGGCCTGCCGATTCGAGCTTGTCGACGACACGGGTGAGACCGCTGGTGGTCACGAGGACGCCCTCGGCGAGTTCCCCCATGCGCATGGCGCCGTCGGCGCTGTCCCGCAGGCGCAGCAGCACGTCGTATTGCGCCAGGGTCAGGCCGGCTTGCTCCGCCAGTTCTTCGCCCAGTTCCTGGACGATGATGCTGTGGGCGAACAGCATGTCTCGCCACACGCGCAGCGACCTCGCATCGGAGGTCGTCGGGTCGGCGACCGCGGTCGCGTTCTGGTCGTGTGGGGAGTCGGGCACGGGGATCGGTCCTCATGGATGTTCGGTGGCCGGAATCGGCCGACGGATCGGAATCGTACGGTGGGGCATGTGCGGGCGGAGGGTCGGGCCGCAGACGCGAGCCGGTCGGGGACGGGGCCTGGGTCTGGTAGTTGCTTTTGCAACAATCGTACCCTCGCAATTATCCTGCTGCCGATACCAGTACCGGGCCGCGTGTTGATCGATGAGGGATGCGGTGGCGGGCGCCGGTCCGCATACGATAGGCGCTGACGTGGTGGATGACGGGATTGCACAGGCGGAGGCGGCGTGGGCCGCGGATGCGGTCGTCGCCGTCCTGGGTCCGGTGTCGGTGCTGCGGGACGGTGGCCTCGTTCCCGTGCCCGGTCGGCGCCCGCGCACGCTGCTGGCGGCCTTGGCCCTGGATCCCGGCCGATTCACCAGCGCGTCGTCGTTGATCGACGAGGTCTGGGGCGATGCATTGCCCCGGGATCCGATGAACGCCCTGCACACTCAGCTGTCCCGGCTGCGCGCGCTGCTCCCGGACGATGTGCTGGAACAAGGCCCGGCCGGATACCGGCTGGCACTGGCGCGCAGCGGGGTTGACCTGTCCGCTGCGGAGGACAGGATCGTCGGCGCGGAGGCGGCGGCCCTGCGTGGCGAAGCGGCCCCGGCGCTGGTGCTGCTCGACCGCATCGGCGGACTGATGCGCGGCGTTCCCGGCGATGATCTGCCGGACGGCCCTGTGCGCGATGCGCTGCGGGCGTCCGCATCCCGGCTGCGGAAGCGCGCAGAGGTGGTGTACATCGACGGTGCGATCGCAGCGGGCAGGCACGCGGATGCATTGCCGCTACTGCGTGAACACTGTGAGAGCCGGCCGCTGGATGAGCCGGCGCACGCGAAGCTGATGCGCGTGCTCGCGGAGACGGGCCGTGGAAACGAGGCGGTCGCGCTGTACGCGAAGCTCCGCTCGAGGCTGGCGGACGGGCTCGGTACCGACCCGTCCGAAGAGCTGAGTGCCGTGCACCTGGCGATCCTGCGCGGCGAACTTGGCGGCGTGCCGGACGGCGGCGGTGACGCGCCCACGGAGTCGGCGGCGCCGTGGTCGATCGGGCTGCGTGCGGAGCCGAACGCGCTCATCGGGCGCGATGCGGACCTGGCCGCGGTGCACGCGCTCCTCGGGTCGTCGCGCGTCGTCACCATCGTGGGGCCCGGCGGGACGGGCAAGACCCGGCTGGCCAACAGGGTCGGCACGACCCGGACGGAGCACAGCCGGGTGGCGCTGGTGGAGCTGGTCGGGGTGCGCAGCGATGAGGACGTGGCGGCCGCCGTCGCGGGGACGCTGGGCCTGGGTGACGCCGACCTCGCCGACAGGCTTTTGACCGACCCGGTGGCGCGCAGGCAGTCGCGCGCGGCGACAGACCCGAGGGACCGGCTCAGGCAGTCGTTGACATCCACTCCGACGCTGCTGATTCTGGACAACTGCGAACAGGTCGTCGGCGCATGCGCCGAACTCGTGGCCGACCTCACCGCGTCGTGCCCGCACCTGACCGTTCTCGCCACGAGCCGTATCCCGCTGATGATCTCCGCGGAGTGGACGTACCCGCTGGCGCCGTTGCCGGTGGCGCAGGGGGACCCGGGCCGCCGCGACCCGGCGGCCGCGTCTCCGGCCACGGAACTGTTCGCCGCGCGTGCGCGTGCGGTGCGGCCTTCGGTACGGCTCGACGACGCGGCCGTAGCGCGGCTGTGCACTGCGTTGGACGGGCTTCCGCTGGCGATCGAACTCGCTGCGGCGCGTGTCCGCACGATGAGTGTGGAACAGATCAACGAGCGCCTGAGCGATCGTTTCGCGCTGCTCAACGGCGGTGATCGGGCGGCACCGCGACGTCATCGCACGTTGCACGCGGTGATCGACTGGAGCTGGAACCTCCTCGGCCGCCGCGAGCAGGACGCGATGCGGCGGCTCTGCTTCTTCCCCGGAGGCTTCGGAATCGACGCCGCGCGCCACGTGATCGGCCACGGCGACGAGGGCGCGGATGGCGACGGGGCGGTCTCGGTCGACGACGCGATCACGGCGCTTGTCGAGCAGTCCATGCTGGAGGTCGCCGAGACGGACGAGCCGTCGGGGCTGAGGTACCACATGCTGGAGACGGTGCGCGAGTTCGGTTTGCGCCGGCTCGAATCCGAGCCCGGCGAACACGACGAGGTGGAGTCCCGGTTCTGCGAGTGGGCCGCGGAGCTGTCCACCCGGGCCACGATGCAGATCATCCACGGCGGAACAGCCGAGTCCATGCTGGAGATCGAAGTCGAGCACGAGAATCTGGTCTTCGTCCTGCGTGCGGGCCTGGAAGCGGGGCGGACGCCGGTCGTGCTGCCGGTGTTCGCCGTGCTCGCGGCGTACTGGTCCATCCGCGGCTCGCACCCGGAGGCGGCACTGTGGGGCGGGCGCGTGCAGGAGCACTGGTCCGAGCTCGAGGCTCGCGACCGGCGCCTGGGGCGGGAGCGGATGGCGTGGGCACGTGACGAGGCGATCGACACCGATGTGCTGTACGTGGTCCTTCTCATCGTCTTCGGCTACCAGCTCGTCCTCAACGATCGTCGCGCCATCGCACGGACACGCGGACGCATCCGCACCCTGCTGCGCATGAGGCCGCCTATCGGTGCGGAAGTCGGCTTCCTCGTGCGGATGGCGACGGTGACGAAGCCGGTGCAGCTGGGGCGGATGTTCGCGCGTGGCGTGCGGTCCGCCGACCCGGGGGTGCGTGCTATCGCCCATTCCTTCCGCGCCAACACGCACGAGAATTCCGGCCACTGGGCCGAGGCCCGGCGTGACGCGGTGCTGGCACTGGACCTTGCCCGGCAGCGGGGCGACCGGTGGAGCGAGGGGATGTCCGCCCAGATGCTCGGCCAGCTTTCCGGCCAGGCAGGTCGCCACAGCGAGGCCGTGGACTATTACCGGCTCGCCGCGCGGGTCCTGTGGGAGGTGCACGCCTACGAGGAGAGCATCCAGATCCGCGGCTTCATCGCGGCGGCGCTCGTCGGCGCCGGCAACCCGGAGGCGGGCCGGCGCGAGGCCCTCGCCGCGCGCGGTATCGGCGAGGTCGTGGGGGCGTCGGCGCCGGGTGGACGGCACCCCGACTCGCAGTACCGGGCGTCGATCGCCGCGGCCTTGGCGGAGGCGGCCCTGGCGGAAGGCGACGTGGACCGCGGCATGCGCCGGTACTGGGAGGCCGTGACGGACGGCATCGGGGTGCACGGCACCGATCAGTCGGCGGCTGTCGATCCGCACATGGGCCTTTTGATCGCGGCGGCCACCTGTGCGCATGCGGAAGGCGGAGACGCGTCGCGCGCGTGCGAGCTCGCGCGGATACTGGCTCGCGGAGTGGTGCCGAGGCTCACCGCGGGCCTCGCGGGATCGAGGGAATCGGTGGTCGATCTGCCCGTCACCGCCGCGATTCTGCTCGCGATGACCGTGGCGGAGTTCGTCGGTCACAGCGCAGGCGGGGACGCCGAAGCCGCCCTTTTCGCGTGGGAGTTGGCGTTGGCGTCGCGGGCGCACGCGCGGCAGGACTACCCGTCGATGCGGCTGGGCAGGTGGACGGACGTCGCCCGGATCGCCGCGGGCGATGCGGAGGTCGAGGCCGCACGTCGTCGAGCAGCGCGCCTGGTGCGGCCCGCGCTGGTCCGGGAGCTGGTGGCAGCTTTGGGCCGCGACCGGCCCGCACTCGGATGAGCGCGGGCCGATCGCGGCCGGGTGGCGGCACCGACGGAAGGCTCAGGCTTTGCGCATGTAGGCGCGCACCGTGATCGGTGCCATCACGGCCACCACGACGGCGGCGGCGGCGAGGGTCCAGACGACCTCCATGCCCACGTGCCCGTTGTTCGCCAGTTCTCGTACGGCGCTCACCAGGTGCGAGACGGGGTTGATCTTGACGAAGCCCTGAAGCCAGCCCGGCATGGTCTCGACCGGGACGAAGGCGTTGGACATGAAAGTGAGGGGGAAGAGCACGATCATCGACACGCCCTGCACCGTCGACGCCTTGTTCATCACCACGCCCATGAAGGCGAATATCCAGCTGATCGCCCAGGCGCACACGATCACGAGGACGCCGGCCGCGATCACGCCGAGCGCTCCGCCGCCGGGGCGGTAGCCCATGATGAGGCCGACGATGAACGTGATCACGGTGGCCACCCCGTAGCGGACCACGTCCGCCAGCAGCGCGCCCGACAGCGGCGATATGCGGGCGATCGGCAGCGACTTGAACCTGTCGAACACGCCCTTGTCCATGTCCTCCCGCAACTGCGTGCCGGTGACGATGGACGTCACGATCACCGTCTGCACGAGGATGCCGGGGATCACCACCGGCAGATAGTCGTCCACGG
This window contains:
- a CDS encoding MarR family winged helix-turn-helix transcriptional regulator yields the protein MPDSPHDQNATAVADPTTSDARSLRVWRDMLFAHSIIVQELGEELAEQAGLTLAQYDVLLRLRDSADGAMRMGELAEGVLVTTSGLTRVVDKLESAGLVERVRLSTDRRGVRVSLTGAGRDRLRDAARVHREGIRRHFTRHITDDELPALESFFSRLFTEARGMPAVESLPMPAMPPRC
- a CDS encoding BTAD domain-containing putative transcriptional regulator, whose translation is MDDGIAQAEAAWAADAVVAVLGPVSVLRDGGLVPVPGRRPRTLLAALALDPGRFTSASSLIDEVWGDALPRDPMNALHTQLSRLRALLPDDVLEQGPAGYRLALARSGVDLSAAEDRIVGAEAAALRGEAAPALVLLDRIGGLMRGVPGDDLPDGPVRDALRASASRLRKRAEVVYIDGAIAAGRHADALPLLREHCESRPLDEPAHAKLMRVLAETGRGNEAVALYAKLRSRLADGLGTDPSEELSAVHLAILRGELGGVPDGGGDAPTESAAPWSIGLRAEPNALIGRDADLAAVHALLGSSRVVTIVGPGGTGKTRLANRVGTTRTEHSRVALVELVGVRSDEDVAAAVAGTLGLGDADLADRLLTDPVARRQSRAATDPRDRLRQSLTSTPTLLILDNCEQVVGACAELVADLTASCPHLTVLATSRIPLMISAEWTYPLAPLPVAQGDPGRRDPAAASPATELFAARARAVRPSVRLDDAAVARLCTALDGLPLAIELAAARVRTMSVEQINERLSDRFALLNGGDRAAPRRHRTLHAVIDWSWNLLGRREQDAMRRLCFFPGGFGIDAARHVIGHGDEGADGDGAVSVDDAITALVEQSMLEVAETDEPSGLRYHMLETVREFGLRRLESEPGEHDEVESRFCEWAAELSTRATMQIIHGGTAESMLEIEVEHENLVFVLRAGLEAGRTPVVLPVFAVLAAYWSIRGSHPEAALWGGRVQEHWSELEARDRRLGRERMAWARDEAIDTDVLYVVLLIVFGYQLVLNDRRAIARTRGRIRTLLRMRPPIGAEVGFLVRMATVTKPVQLGRMFARGVRSADPGVRAIAHSFRANTHENSGHWAEARRDAVLALDLARQRGDRWSEGMSAQMLGQLSGQAGRHSEAVDYYRLAARVLWEVHAYEESIQIRGFIAAALVGAGNPEAGRREALAARGIGEVVGASAPGGRHPDSQYRASIAAALAEAALAEGDVDRGMRRYWEAVTDGIGVHGTDQSAAVDPHMGLLIAAATCAHAEGGDASRACELARILARGVVPRLTAGLAGSRESVVDLPVTAAILLAMTVAEFVGHSAGGDAEAALFAWELALASRAHARQDYPSMRLGRWTDVARIAAGDAEVEAARRRAARLVRPALVRELVAALGRDRPALG
- a CDS encoding ABC transporter permease, encoding MTTTTTTAAPARPDPDRSPHAVPTPRRVTATSHTVGLRQTLSHTRTMAYRGLLKIKHNPEQLFDVVVQPIIFTLMFTYIFGGAISGAVDDYLPVVIPGILVQTVIVTSIVTGTQLREDMDKGVFDRFKSLPIARISPLSGALLADVVRYGVATVITFIVGLIMGYRPGGGALGVIAAGVLVIVCAWAISWIFAFMGVVMNKASTVQGVSMIVLFPLTFMSNAFVPVETMPGWLQGFVKINPVSHLVSAVRELANNGHVGMEVVWTLAAAAVVVAVMAPITVRAYMRKA
- a CDS encoding helix-turn-helix domain-containing protein, producing MGLVAVRALRRLTERLESLQVDAARRQGWSWQAIADLLQVSRQAVHQKHGRRTHR
- a CDS encoding 1,4-dihydroxy-2-naphthoate polyprenyltransferase; its protein translation is MATIADWIEGARPKTLPNAIAPVVAGTGAAASIDGFVWWKALLALVVAVALIIGVNFANDYSDGIRGTDDERVGPMRLVGSGAARPGAVKLAAFACFGVAGIAGVALSLVSAWWLIIVGILCVLGAWFYTGGSKPYGYAGFGEIAVFVFFGLVAVLGTEFVQAGRVDWAGIACAVAVGCFSSAVLVTNNLRDIDSDGETGKTTLAVTLGDARTRVLFMVLMAVPFAATVALAFRSPWALFAVIALPLAARAAAPVRTGADGMALIPALRDTGLAMLAWSVATGLALGLA
- a CDS encoding phage holin family protein, whose protein sequence is MSFGVRLVSNAVAIWVATYLLAGISLDTDQHDTATAVLVFLGVALVFTVVNLIIKPIVMVLSLPLLILTLGIFYFVVNALMLMFTAWLSQEFGWGFEVEGFGTALLGAIVISIVNMILSVLIPDRR
- a CDS encoding Clp protease N-terminal domain-containing protein, translated to MAQDEAIDLGSAQVDPRHYLLAMLLAAEPPVRRVLEDAGFTVEQVRDDIRTADATVHDAAQDRPGTALNAEDVDALRSIGIDLDAVRESIEAQFGPEALSDEVAADDPAPDAGLRDEERPSERGRGRPGDRRHPDGDCGHGHGRGGPHGRRGRGRRGGGRFGRVRLDADAKRSLQSGLGHAVRERAGEITGAYLLLGVLSGASGPTKRLIETRTTTEALADRVKASMGSAA